GATGCTCTTGTCTTGGCTCGTATCTTCCTAATTAAGTAGTTTTCCAAACCAATGCCAGCATCAACAATTCTAGTATAACCTTCAATTTCAATCTTAAGAGCTTTCTCCAAACCATCACTGATTTtcgcaccatcatcatcttcccctTCACATATTAAAGGTATTATGATCATCCAAGTCTCTGAATGAGGAGCCTCCCCATGCTCAAGTGATTTGGTGAGAACTCCACAAGCTTCATCAGTCCTACCAACATTGCAGAACCCCTTCACTAAGGCATGGATGACAGCAAAGTGTGGAGAAAACCCTTTGGACAGCATTTCCTCCATGTATTTATATGCCTCATCAAGCATTCCAGTGTCACATAAACCGCTTACCAGAGAGCGGTAAGACACCAAATTAGGCAAACACCCATTATCCTGCATGTCATGAATAACTTTGCAAGCATCGTGAGCACGCCCCTCCCTACAGAACCCTGAGATAACTGTATTATAATGAACAATATCAGGATTGCAGCCTTTGACCTTCATCCTACAAAGAAGCTTGTAAGCTTCCCTGAGCTTCTTCTTCCTACACAAACTATTCAACAAAGTGGTATACGTCAAGGAATCAGGAACAAACCCTTTGTTCAGCATGTCCTCTAAAAGATCAACAGCTCCATTTACCTGACTCTTCCTACACAATGCTTGCATCAAAATCCTGTATGAGTCAATGTCAGGAACAACATCTCTCTTAAGCATTTTGTTGAACAGTGTGTAGGCAATGCTGATATCACCATTGAGACAGAATGCCCGCATGAGAATATTGTAGGATTTGGTGTTGGGGAACACGCCGTGCTTGTGGGCATCCTTGAAGAGATCAAACGCGGGACGAAGGTAATTCCGGTGGGCAACGAGAATCTGAAGAATGCGGTTGAGGTGTGTGGGGAGAGGCTTGCACTGGAACTGCAACATGGTGTAGAAGGTTTTGAGGGCTTTGTGGGGCAAATCGGCTTCGGCATAGATTTTGATGAGGTAGGTGAAGACGGTGGGAGTGAGGGGTAGGGAATCAGATTTGAGGCGAAGAAGGAGATGATCGAGGAGTGAGAAGTGTTTGGAGCGACCGAAtttgaggatgaggatgagatAGGTGGAGTGAGTGTGGCGGAAGTTGGGTTGGCGAGAAGCATATTCGAAGATTTCTTTGGCGAGAAGAGGGTCTGATTGAGAAGCTATGAGCTTCTGAACTCTTGTTGGAGACCCAATTGGGGAGTTTGAATGGTAACGTTGTTGGTTTTGGAAATGATGGGGTATTGATATTGATGAACGCAAGATGCCATTGGAGAATAGAGTTTTGGAGGAGCCAAGTAATGGTAACGGTAACGGTGCTCTGCGCATCGAGCTGGGATCTGAGGACAGGGATAACTCAATCACAGACACATAGTCGAGTCGAGGCTTCGATTTATTTGTTTAAAACAATTATATGCAtctatttgttttattttattttttgctaATAGAGAGGGCCTAAGCCCAGcatctatttttatttactgtgggatttattttattcttctcatttatcaaatatataaaaatatattaacttAATTATTTATCAGAACTTACCTTTTCATCCAACCAGACAAAAAagtgcttttttttttccttcactcCATTCAAATCATGTATAAAATCATCTACTATTTTATCTAACAGTGTCGTTCGTAATGATACAAATTTTTTG
This is a stretch of genomic DNA from Lotus japonicus ecotype B-129 chromosome 1, LjGifu_v1.2. It encodes these proteins:
- the LOC130731435 gene encoding pentatricopeptide repeat-containing protein At4g01400, mitochondrial, whose translation is MRRAPLPLPLLGSSKTLFSNGILRSSISIPHHFQNQQRYHSNSPIGSPTRVQKLIASQSDPLLAKEIFEYASRQPNFRHTHSTYLILILKFGRSKHFSLLDHLLLRLKSDSLPLTPTVFTYLIKIYAEADLPHKALKTFYTMLQFQCKPLPTHLNRILQILVAHRNYLRPAFDLFKDAHKHGVFPNTKSYNILMRAFCLNGDISIAYTLFNKMLKRDVVPDIDSYRILMQALCRKSQVNGAVDLLEDMLNKGFVPDSLTYTTLLNSLCRKKKLREAYKLLCRMKVKGCNPDIVHYNTVISGFCREGRAHDACKVIHDMQDNGCLPNLVSYRSLVSGLCDTGMLDEAYKYMEEMLSKGFSPHFAVIHALVKGFCNVGRTDEACGVLTKSLEHGEAPHSETWMIIIPLICEGEDDDGAKISDGLEKALKIEIEGYTRIVDAGIGLENYLIRKIRAKTRAS